A stretch of the Comamonas testosteroni TK102 genome encodes the following:
- a CDS encoding SUKH-3 domain-containing protein, which translates to MLNFESPVVIELLQARGWTPQREVAIPVPVQSALGRQPSLATHPAVAALQNLAGLHIGQVGKGRECASSDIEFDWLEACFTGEDADDALLSWEQRLHTRLIAVAEVHHAHGQLLMAGDGRCFSWSFVGMSFEGENIQQALEHLLLGIRSRPMLEPGQSSTQLYGTLYKAGDPEIYPC; encoded by the coding sequence ATGCTGAATTTCGAGTCACCTGTCGTCATTGAGCTGCTGCAAGCCCGGGGCTGGACCCCGCAGCGAGAGGTCGCCATTCCCGTGCCTGTGCAAAGCGCTCTGGGACGTCAGCCCAGTCTGGCCACCCACCCTGCCGTGGCGGCACTGCAGAACCTGGCGGGTTTGCACATAGGCCAGGTGGGCAAGGGCCGGGAATGCGCCAGCAGCGATATAGAGTTTGACTGGCTTGAAGCGTGTTTCACCGGGGAAGATGCAGACGATGCCCTGCTCTCCTGGGAACAGCGCCTGCACACCCGGCTGATAGCCGTTGCCGAAGTTCACCATGCCCACGGCCAGCTGCTGATGGCGGGCGATGGACGCTGCTTTTCCTGGTCCTTTGTAGGCATGAGCTTCGAGGGCGAGAATATTCAGCAGGCGCTGGAACATCTGTTGCTGGGTATACGTTCGCGCCCCATGCTGGAGCCCGGCCAGTCGTCGACCCAGCTGTACGGCACGCTCTACAAGGCGGGCGACCCCGAGATATACCCTTGCTGA
- a CDS encoding SEL1-like repeat protein, which yields MKFTPIAALVMSSLAAFAQSASAQTGAEGRMNFLRDSRAATSGPQFEFSRLQYGPLPIAGSRVASTAGPLQAAERGDAKAQNQLGEMYVHGQGVPQNAATAAQWFRKAAAQGHAGAQNSLGALYANGQGLPQNYREAAQWYGRAAQQNNAVAQYNLSHLYQEGLGVPQSFSTAAQWLEKSAAQGHVTAQFELGQRYLKGNGVAVNYMTAADWFKKAADQGHAQAQNQLGSMLSDGVGVKLDPVQAAQWLQRAAEQGDARAQNSLGRMYMDGVGVPRDYKLAASWFQKSAEQWNADGQNHLGRLYLYGLGVEQSPAYAAQWFQRAADQNHADAQYNLGTIYAEGLGTPQNYGTALQWYQKAAEQGHAAAINNVGTLYAEGRGVPQNYATAMQWFRRAADKGDASAQFNLARLYADGQGGAASPAQAMKWYAAAAEQGHSGAQNRLGVMYAEGQGAARDYGKAVQWYQRAAEQGDAAAQYNLGMVYAQGQGVARDNARAYFWYNLAAMELGGDAAKRRDEAANKLTIAQVAEQQNKALAWQPKR from the coding sequence ATGAAGTTCACTCCCATCGCAGCGCTGGTCATGTCGAGTCTGGCGGCCTTTGCCCAGAGCGCATCCGCGCAAACCGGTGCGGAAGGTCGCATGAATTTTTTGCGCGATTCCAGAGCCGCCACATCGGGTCCCCAGTTTGAATTCAGTCGTCTGCAATATGGCCCGCTGCCGATTGCAGGCTCGCGCGTGGCCTCCACGGCCGGTCCGCTGCAGGCGGCCGAGCGCGGCGATGCCAAGGCACAGAATCAGCTGGGCGAAATGTATGTGCATGGCCAGGGCGTGCCCCAGAATGCCGCCACGGCCGCGCAATGGTTCCGCAAGGCCGCGGCCCAGGGACATGCGGGTGCCCAGAACAGTCTGGGTGCGCTGTATGCCAACGGCCAGGGCCTGCCGCAGAACTACCGTGAGGCTGCCCAGTGGTACGGCCGCGCGGCGCAGCAGAACAATGCCGTGGCGCAGTACAACCTGTCCCACCTCTATCAGGAAGGTCTGGGCGTGCCCCAGAGCTTCAGCACCGCCGCCCAGTGGCTGGAGAAATCCGCCGCGCAAGGCCATGTGACGGCCCAGTTCGAGCTGGGCCAGCGCTACCTCAAGGGCAATGGCGTGGCCGTGAACTACATGACGGCCGCCGACTGGTTCAAGAAGGCGGCCGATCAAGGCCATGCGCAAGCGCAGAACCAGCTGGGCTCCATGCTGTCCGACGGGGTGGGCGTGAAGCTGGACCCCGTACAGGCTGCCCAGTGGCTGCAGCGCGCTGCCGAGCAGGGCGACGCCAGGGCCCAGAACAGCCTGGGCCGCATGTATATGGATGGCGTGGGCGTCCCGCGCGACTACAAGCTGGCGGCTTCCTGGTTCCAGAAGAGCGCCGAGCAATGGAATGCCGACGGCCAGAACCATCTGGGTCGTCTGTATCTCTACGGCCTGGGTGTGGAGCAAAGCCCTGCCTATGCGGCGCAATGGTTCCAGCGCGCGGCCGACCAGAATCATGCCGATGCCCAGTACAACCTGGGCACCATCTATGCCGAAGGTCTGGGCACGCCCCAGAACTACGGCACGGCGCTGCAGTGGTATCAGAAGGCGGCCGAGCAAGGCCATGCCGCCGCCATCAACAACGTGGGTACGCTGTACGCCGAAGGCCGTGGCGTGCCGCAGAACTATGCGACGGCCATGCAGTGGTTCCGCCGCGCGGCCGACAAGGGCGATGCCTCGGCCCAGTTCAACCTGGCGCGTCTGTATGCCGATGGCCAGGGCGGTGCCGCCAGCCCTGCTCAGGCGATGAAGTGGTATGCCGCGGCAGCCGAGCAAGGTCATTCCGGTGCACAGAATCGCCTGGGCGTGATGTACGCCGAAGGCCAGGGCGCTGCGCGCGACTACGGCAAGGCCGTGCAGTGGTACCAGCGTGCTGCCGAACAGGGTGACGCCGCCGCCCAGTACAACCTGGGCATGGTCTATGCACAGGGCCAGGGTGTGGCTCGTGACAATGCCAGGGCCTACTTCTGGTACAACCTTGCCGCCATGGAGCTGGGGGGCGACGCCGCCAAGCGCCGCGACGAAGCGGCCAACAAGCTCACCATTGCCCAGGTGGCCGAGCAGCAGAACAAGGCCTTGGCCTGGCAGCCCAAGCGCTGA
- the hemA gene encoding glutamyl-tRNA reductase — translation MAVWALGINHHTAPLDMRGRFAFALDQIAPTLQGLRASLSHAGRAHSAVETAILSTCNRTEIYCAADAPAMDHTMHWLANSGGVAPELLRQHSYLLQDGLVARHAFRVASGLDSMVLGEAQILGQMKNAVRAAETAGALGTTLNQLFQRSFAVAKEVRSSTEIGAHSISMAAAAVRLAGQLFEDLSKIRVLFVGAGEMIELVSTHFAARNPRQITIANRTMERGEKLAAQFGAGTMRLADLPEHLHEYDAIISCTASTLPIIGLGAVESALKKRKRRPIFMVDLAVPRDIESEVKNLNDVYLYTVDDLATVVRTGQAQRQAAVQQAEVIIDTGVQSFMQWMDQRNPVGGAVSLIQQVNAQADEWRALEIARAKKLLAKGEDIDTVLEALSRGLTQKMLHGTMAELHKGDAEERAQTADTVSRLFLRASRNPSKL, via the coding sequence ATGGCAGTCTGGGCTTTAGGTATCAATCACCACACGGCTCCGCTCGATATGCGGGGCCGTTTTGCGTTCGCGCTCGATCAGATCGCGCCGACGCTGCAAGGCCTGCGCGCATCCCTGTCCCACGCGGGCCGGGCTCACAGCGCCGTGGAAACCGCCATCCTCTCCACCTGCAACCGCACCGAGATCTACTGCGCTGCCGACGCCCCCGCCATGGATCACACCATGCACTGGCTGGCCAACAGCGGCGGCGTGGCGCCTGAGCTTCTGCGCCAGCACTCGTATCTGCTGCAGGATGGCTTGGTCGCCCGCCACGCCTTCCGCGTGGCCTCGGGGCTGGACTCCATGGTGCTGGGCGAGGCACAGATCCTCGGCCAGATGAAGAACGCCGTGCGTGCGGCCGAGACCGCAGGTGCCCTGGGCACCACGCTCAACCAGCTGTTTCAACGCAGCTTTGCCGTGGCCAAGGAAGTGCGCAGCTCCACCGAGATCGGTGCGCACAGCATCTCCATGGCTGCCGCTGCCGTGCGCCTGGCCGGCCAGCTGTTTGAAGACCTGAGCAAGATTCGCGTGCTGTTCGTGGGCGCGGGCGAGATGATCGAGCTGGTCTCCACCCACTTTGCCGCCCGCAACCCCAGGCAGATCACCATCGCCAATCGCACCATGGAGCGTGGCGAGAAGCTGGCCGCCCAGTTCGGCGCCGGCACCATGCGTCTGGCCGACCTGCCCGAGCATCTGCACGAATACGACGCCATCATCAGTTGCACGGCATCCACCCTGCCCATCATCGGCCTGGGTGCCGTGGAGTCCGCCCTCAAGAAACGCAAGCGCCGCCCCATCTTCATGGTGGACCTGGCCGTTCCGCGCGATATCGAATCCGAGGTCAAGAACCTCAACGACGTCTATCTCTATACCGTGGATGATCTGGCAACCGTCGTGCGCACCGGTCAGGCCCAGCGCCAGGCCGCCGTGCAACAGGCCGAGGTCATCATCGACACCGGCGTGCAAAGCTTCATGCAATGGATGGACCAGCGCAACCCCGTGGGCGGCGCGGTCTCGCTGATCCAGCAGGTCAACGCCCAGGCCGACGAATGGCGCGCGCTGGAAATTGCCCGTGCCAAGAAGCTGCTGGCCAAGGGCGAAGACATCGACACCGTGCTGGAAGCGCTCTCGCGCGGTCTCACACAGAAAATGCTGCACGGCACCATGGCCGAGCTGCACAAGGGCGACGCCGAAGAACGCGCCCAGACCGCAGACACCGTCTCCCGTCTGTTCCTGCGCGCCAGCCGCAACCCCAGCAAGCTTTAG
- the grxD gene encoding Grx4 family monothiol glutaredoxin — protein MSNTQQRIDDLVKNNDILLFMKGNASFPQCGFSGRAIQILKACGVDAKSIATVNVLEDQEIRQGIKDYSQWPTIPQLYIKGEFIGGSDIMMEMYESGELQQVLAAK, from the coding sequence ATGAGCAACACTCAACAACGCATCGACGACCTGGTCAAGAACAACGACATCCTGCTGTTCATGAAGGGCAACGCCAGCTTCCCTCAGTGCGGCTTCTCCGGCCGCGCCATCCAGATCCTCAAGGCCTGCGGCGTGGATGCCAAGTCCATCGCCACCGTGAACGTGCTGGAAGATCAGGAAATCCGCCAGGGCATCAAGGACTACAGCCAGTGGCCCACGATTCCCCAGCTCTACATCAAGGGCGAATTCATCGGTGGCTCGGACATCATGATGGAGATGTACGAATCGGGCGAACTGCAGCAAGTGCTGGCCGCCAAGTAA
- a CDS encoding tripartite tricarboxylate transporter substrate binding protein BugE, producing the protein MAIRRTVLSSIAACAAAAALSPAFAANAAADYPNRPIRLIVPFGAGGSTDMVARLLADKMGQILGKAVVVDNRGGAGGSIGASEIAKAAPDGYTIGMATVSTHGSNPAIFRKLPYDAIKDFAPITNVMSVPSVFVVNASVPAKTMKEFIALAKANPDKYTFASPGTGSLGHANIENFMNLAGIQLLHIPYKGAGQAITDALGGQVNAMTDNLPSTLPHIKAGQLRPLAVLALKRSDVLPDVPTYTELGYPQMGDGGWFGLVAPAGTPKPIIDKLNAAAHKVMASPDYLEKQKSISGESMGNTPEQFAKQIKTAIERYTAVAKRANIKLD; encoded by the coding sequence ATGGCTATTCGTCGTACCGTTCTGTCATCCATTGCCGCCTGCGCCGCAGCCGCCGCGCTGTCCCCCGCGTTCGCTGCGAATGCAGCAGCGGACTACCCCAATCGCCCCATCCGCCTGATCGTGCCCTTTGGAGCCGGTGGCTCCACCGACATGGTGGCGCGCCTGCTGGCCGACAAGATGGGCCAGATACTGGGCAAGGCCGTGGTGGTGGACAACCGTGGCGGAGCCGGCGGCTCCATCGGCGCTTCGGAAATCGCCAAGGCCGCTCCCGACGGCTACACCATCGGCATGGCCACGGTCTCCACCCATGGCTCCAACCCGGCCATCTTCCGCAAGCTGCCCTATGACGCGATCAAGGACTTTGCTCCCATCACCAATGTGATGAGCGTGCCCAGCGTCTTCGTCGTGAACGCCAGCGTGCCTGCCAAGACCATGAAGGAATTCATCGCGCTGGCCAAGGCCAACCCCGACAAGTACACCTTTGCCTCGCCGGGCACGGGTTCGCTGGGTCATGCCAATATCGAGAACTTCATGAATCTGGCTGGTATCCAGCTGCTGCACATTCCCTACAAGGGGGCGGGCCAGGCCATTACCGATGCACTGGGCGGACAGGTCAATGCCATGACGGACAACCTGCCTTCGACCCTGCCGCATATCAAGGCCGGCCAGCTGCGTCCCCTGGCCGTGCTGGCCCTCAAGCGCAGCGATGTGCTGCCCGATGTACCCACCTATACCGAGCTGGGCTACCCCCAGATGGGCGACGGCGGCTGGTTTGGCCTGGTGGCGCCTGCGGGCACACCCAAGCCCATCATCGACAAACTCAATGCTGCGGCCCACAAGGTCATGGCTTCGCCCGACTATCTGGAAAAGCAGAAGTCCATCTCCGGCGAGTCCATGGGCAACACGCCCGAGCAGTTTGCCAAGCAGATCAAGACTGCGATCGAGCGCTACACGGCCGTGGCCAAGCGCGCCAATATCAAGCTGGACTGA
- a CDS encoding N-formylglutamate amidohydrolase, whose amino-acid sequence MSVPDFLQARPAEPVLVHPARGEVLPIVCDSPHSGTAYPEDFGTVVPMSLLRRGEDTHVAALWDRWPEFGATLLEATFPRTYVDPNRNESDLDPAQIEGEWPVPLSPSIKTQQGLGLIWQRISKAGVATPLYERKRTVAEVQHRIARYWRPYHAALAQAIDDSVARFGAVWHLNLHSMPNDVYQRLGRSDAPPLADFVLGDRDGTTCAPEFIHLVGDTLKGFGYSVAYNEPYKGVELIGRIGQPQLNRHSMQIEIRRPVYMDEDTREPNAGFEPLRAHFAELMQVLADYVREQMSRG is encoded by the coding sequence ATGTCTGTGCCTGATTTTCTGCAAGCCAGACCGGCCGAGCCGGTGCTGGTGCACCCGGCCCGGGGCGAGGTTCTGCCCATAGTCTGCGACTCGCCGCACAGCGGCACGGCCTATCCCGAGGATTTCGGCACCGTCGTGCCCATGAGCCTGCTGCGCCGCGGCGAGGACACGCATGTGGCAGCGCTCTGGGACCGCTGGCCCGAGTTCGGCGCCACATTGCTGGAAGCGACTTTCCCGCGCACCTATGTCGACCCGAACCGCAACGAGTCCGACCTGGATCCCGCGCAGATCGAGGGCGAATGGCCGGTGCCGCTGTCGCCCAGCATCAAGACCCAGCAGGGGCTGGGCCTGATCTGGCAGCGCATCAGCAAGGCCGGCGTGGCCACTCCCCTGTATGAACGCAAGCGCACCGTGGCCGAGGTCCAGCACCGTATCGCCCGCTACTGGCGCCCCTATCACGCGGCGCTGGCGCAGGCCATCGACGACAGCGTGGCCCGCTTCGGGGCCGTGTGGCATCTGAATCTGCACTCCATGCCCAACGACGTGTACCAGCGACTGGGACGCAGCGATGCGCCACCGTTGGCCGACTTCGTGCTGGGCGACCGTGACGGCACGACCTGCGCGCCCGAGTTCATCCATCTGGTGGGCGATACGCTCAAGGGCTTTGGCTACAGCGTTGCCTATAACGAGCCCTACAAAGGTGTGGAACTGATCGGGCGCATCGGCCAGCCGCAGCTCAATCGCCACTCCATGCAGATCGAGATCCGTCGCCCCGTCTATATGGATGAGGACACGCGTGAACCGAATGCCGGCTTCGAGCCGCTGCGCGCGCATTTTGCCGAGCTCATGCAGGTGCTGGCGGACTATGTGCGCGAGCAGATGAGCAGGGGCTGA
- the prfA gene encoding peptide chain release factor 1, with product MQDFLRNQLERYAQRLQELDFLLSREDIMGDMKQYRTISREHADVTAIASRYTRYLQTEADIAAAREMLDDPDMAEMAQEEIGSGEAELIKLEDELQRLLLPKDPDDARPAFVEIRAGTGGDESALFAGDLTRMYTRYAANVGWKVEVMSASENEIGGYKEVVLRIEGDNVYGALRFESGGHRVQRVPATETQGRIHTSACTVAVMPEPDEAEAITLNPADLRIDTFRASGAGGQHINKTDSAVRVVHLPTGIVAECQDGRSQHSNKAKALQVLQARIQEKERSERAAKEAAMRKGLIGSGDRSDRIRTYNFPQGRLTDHRINLTLYKLLAVMEGDLGDVIQALQHAREAELLAELAAS from the coding sequence ATGCAAGACTTTTTGCGCAACCAGCTCGAACGCTATGCCCAACGCCTGCAGGAGCTGGATTTCCTGCTCTCGCGCGAAGACATCATGGGCGACATGAAGCAGTACCGCACCATCTCGCGCGAACATGCCGATGTGACGGCCATTGCCAGCCGCTACACGCGCTACCTGCAGACCGAAGCCGACATTGCCGCCGCGCGTGAAATGCTGGACGACCCCGACATGGCCGAAATGGCGCAGGAAGAGATCGGCAGCGGCGAAGCCGAGCTGATCAAGCTCGAGGACGAGCTGCAGCGCCTGCTGCTGCCCAAGGACCCCGACGATGCCCGCCCCGCCTTTGTCGAAATCCGCGCCGGCACGGGTGGCGACGAATCGGCCCTGTTTGCCGGCGACCTGACCCGCATGTACACCCGCTACGCCGCCAACGTGGGCTGGAAGGTGGAAGTGATGAGCGCCAGCGAAAACGAAATCGGCGGCTACAAGGAAGTGGTGCTGCGCATCGAGGGCGACAACGTGTACGGCGCACTGCGCTTCGAGTCGGGCGGCCACCGCGTGCAGCGTGTGCCCGCCACCGAAACCCAGGGGCGCATCCACACCAGCGCCTGCACCGTGGCCGTGATGCCGGAGCCCGACGAGGCCGAGGCCATCACGCTCAATCCTGCCGATCTGCGCATCGACACCTTTCGCGCCAGCGGCGCCGGCGGCCAGCATATCAACAAGACCGACTCCGCCGTGCGCGTGGTCCACCTGCCCACGGGCATCGTGGCCGAGTGCCAGGACGGCCGCAGCCAGCACAGCAACAAGGCCAAGGCCCTGCAGGTGCTGCAGGCCCGCATCCAGGAAAAGGAACGCAGCGAGCGGGCCGCCAAGGAAGCGGCCATGCGCAAGGGCCTGATCGGCTCGGGCGACCGCAGCGATCGCATCCGCACCTACAACTTTCCCCAGGGTCGCCTCACCGACCATCGCATCAACCTCACGCTGTACAAGCTGCTGGCAGTGATGGAAGGCGATCTGGGTGATGTGATCCAGGCCCTGCAACATGCGCGCGAGGCCGAGCTGCTGGCGGAGCTGGCCGCTTCCTGA
- the prmC gene encoding peptide chain release factor N(5)-glutamine methyltransferase has product MATGQAMTEPSPPTFSVAQALQQAARQGLARVDAQMLLLHLMRQPAHARAWLITHDSDALSQEQQQRWGQLCALRQQGMPVAYLTGSKEFYGLDLTVDSRVLDPRPDTETLVDWALELIPEGQPVRVVDLGTGSGAIALALQSQRPSARVIAVDASADALAVARSNAARLQLPVQFAHGSWLEPLDGLEPVDLIVSNPPYIRADDPHLAALTHEPLSALASGADGLEDIRSIIDQAPARLKDGGWLLFEHGWDQAEDVARLMQAAGFEQVQHRHDLAGIARCTGACRSGKA; this is encoded by the coding sequence ATGGCCACCGGCCAAGCCATGACCGAACCCTCGCCCCCCACTTTCTCCGTCGCTCAAGCCCTGCAGCAAGCCGCCCGCCAAGGCCTGGCGCGTGTCGATGCACAGATGCTGCTGCTGCACTTGATGCGACAGCCAGCGCACGCCCGTGCCTGGCTCATCACCCATGACAGCGATGCCCTGAGCCAGGAGCAGCAGCAGCGCTGGGGCCAGCTGTGCGCCCTGCGCCAGCAAGGCATGCCTGTCGCCTACCTGACCGGAAGCAAGGAGTTCTACGGCCTGGATCTGACCGTGGACAGCAGGGTGCTGGACCCGCGCCCCGATACCGAGACCCTGGTGGACTGGGCGCTGGAGCTCATACCTGAAGGGCAGCCGGTTCGCGTTGTAGACCTGGGCACCGGCAGCGGCGCCATCGCTCTGGCCCTGCAAAGCCAGCGCCCCTCAGCCCGGGTCATCGCCGTGGACGCCAGCGCCGATGCCCTGGCCGTGGCCCGCAGCAACGCCGCCCGGCTCCAGCTACCCGTGCAGTTCGCCCATGGCAGCTGGCTGGAGCCTCTGGACGGGCTGGAACCCGTCGATCTGATCGTCAGCAATCCGCCCTATATCCGCGCCGACGACCCGCACCTGGCGGCGCTGACCCACGAACCGCTGTCGGCCCTGGCCAGCGGCGCGGATGGGCTGGAGGACATACGCAGCATCATCGACCAGGCTCCGGCCCGCCTGAAAGACGGCGGCTGGCTGCTCTTCGAGCATGGCTGGGATCAGGCCGAAGACGTGGCGCGGCTCATGCAAGCGGCCGGCTTCGAACAGGTCCAGCACCGCCACGACCTGGCCGGCATTGCGCGCTGCACGGGCGCCTGCCGGAGCGGCAAGGCTTGA
- a CDS encoding PEP/pyruvate-binding domain-containing protein yields MTKRFLPVLVSALLSSLLLASTAAQAQALRKPSAYDSGAGRPVDAAGSRNTPASLPMLAGRADFDRLARIFDPASAMPHVLFVIDRHSKSAPLHFINTPRYAFHEDFLRAKGLLQGGKPALNRNYREPGRRFILGTLSWQPALKDYSYEFWEGDQLTPELLQTTAAALSTGFFAPARFKANSTQQEAVARQAGVEAVTQAQLLGAQTYLPLNQGQAVGRLRILNQAEGVNDLQPRDIVLLREVPISLPPVAGVVTERPSTVLSHVNLLARGWGIPNAYVQKAAEHYADFNGRWVHIDVQPASFALRAATAAEQQSAQQQALRQPAKGSKVLLQPDLRRSELVPLAGLRSADRRRCGAKAANLGEIQSAGLADVSVPDGFCIPFAAYADFMRANGLTERIARMRQQPGFPTDAGLRKQALSALQAEIEQWPVSPAVADAWAQRWSGQLGSQGVFVRSSSSSEDLPNFSGAGLYTTVPNVRSGTDLAAAVRKVWASVYNFEAWEARQAAGIDDAQVMMSVFVQKAVDSSASGVMITRDPFDASHRHMSYIAAKRGIGIRVVEGRRVAEQILYSSRSKAVQVLNRSQDDVALQLDARGGVREVAVTAGRAVLSDALVQRLARAGAGIKQRFGGRDQDIEWAVQGDQLIILQARPFISAPGR; encoded by the coding sequence ATGACAAAGCGCTTTTTGCCGGTTCTGGTTTCGGCCCTGCTCTCCAGTCTTTTGCTCGCATCGACCGCCGCCCAGGCGCAGGCCCTGCGCAAGCCGTCTGCCTATGACTCGGGCGCGGGGCGTCCGGTCGATGCGGCGGGCAGCCGCAACACGCCCGCCAGCCTGCCCATGCTGGCCGGCCGCGCCGATTTCGATCGCCTGGCCCGCATCTTCGACCCGGCCAGCGCCATGCCCCATGTGCTGTTTGTGATCGACCGTCACAGCAAGAGTGCGCCGCTGCATTTCATCAACACGCCGCGATACGCGTTTCACGAAGATTTTCTGCGCGCCAAAGGCCTGCTGCAGGGCGGAAAGCCGGCGCTCAACCGCAATTACCGCGAGCCGGGTCGTCGCTTCATTCTCGGTACGCTGAGCTGGCAGCCCGCGCTCAAGGACTACAGCTACGAGTTCTGGGAGGGCGACCAGCTCACGCCCGAGCTGCTGCAGACCACGGCCGCCGCGCTGAGCACCGGATTTTTCGCGCCGGCTCGCTTCAAGGCCAACTCCACACAGCAGGAAGCCGTGGCCCGGCAGGCCGGTGTTGAAGCGGTTACGCAGGCCCAGCTGCTGGGTGCCCAGACCTATCTGCCGCTGAACCAGGGCCAGGCCGTGGGCCGGCTGCGCATCCTGAACCAGGCCGAAGGGGTGAATGACCTCCAGCCCAGGGACATCGTGCTGCTGCGCGAAGTGCCCATCAGCCTGCCGCCCGTGGCCGGTGTGGTGACGGAGCGCCCCTCCACGGTGCTGTCCCATGTCAATCTGCTGGCGCGCGGCTGGGGCATACCCAATGCCTATGTGCAAAAAGCCGCCGAGCATTACGCGGACTTCAACGGCCGCTGGGTGCATATCGACGTTCAGCCCGCCAGCTTTGCGCTGCGCGCCGCCACGGCTGCCGAACAGCAGAGCGCGCAGCAGCAGGCACTGCGCCAGCCCGCCAAGGGCAGCAAGGTCTTGCTGCAGCCCGATCTGCGTCGCAGCGAACTGGTGCCCCTGGCCGGCCTGCGCAGCGCGGATCGCCGCCGCTGCGGTGCCAAGGCCGCCAATCTGGGCGAGATCCAGTCCGCCGGCCTGGCGGACGTCAGCGTGCCCGATGGCTTTTGCATTCCGTTTGCCGCCTATGCCGACTTCATGCGCGCCAACGGCCTGACCGAGCGCATTGCCCGCATGCGCCAGCAGCCCGGTTTTCCGACGGATGCAGGCCTTCGAAAGCAGGCCCTGTCCGCGCTGCAGGCCGAAATCGAGCAATGGCCCGTCAGCCCGGCCGTGGCAGATGCCTGGGCACAGCGCTGGTCCGGCCAGCTGGGCAGCCAGGGCGTGTTCGTACGCAGCTCCTCCAGCTCCGAGGACCTGCCCAACTTCAGCGGAGCAGGCCTGTACACCACCGTGCCCAATGTGCGCAGCGGCACGGATCTGGCCGCCGCCGTGCGCAAGGTCTGGGCCTCGGTCTACAACTTCGAGGCCTGGGAAGCCAGACAGGCAGCGGGCATCGACGACGCGCAGGTGATGATGTCGGTGTTTGTGCAAAAAGCCGTGGACTCCTCCGCATCGGGCGTGATGATCACCCGCGACCCCTTCGACGCCTCGCACCGCCACATGAGCTATATCGCCGCCAAGCGCGGCATAGGCATCCGCGTGGTCGAGGGCCGACGGGTCGCAGAGCAAATCCTCTACTCCAGCCGCAGCAAGGCCGTGCAGGTGCTCAACCGTTCCCAGGACGATGTGGCGCTGCAGCTGGATGCCAGGGGCGGGGTGCGTGAAGTGGCGGTGACTGCCGGTCGCGCCGTGCTCAGCGACGCACTGGTGCAGCGACTGGCCCGCGCCGGAGCCGGCATCAAGCAACGCTTTGGCGGCCGGGACCAGGACATCGAGTGGGCCGTGCAGGGCGACCAGCTCATCATCCTGCAGGCGCGCCCCTTCATCTCGGCGCCCGGGCGTTGA
- a CDS encoding LysR substrate-binding domain-containing protein yields MRMHSPSLSELHAFAAAARLGSYSLAAQELYVTQGGISRAIARLEEHLGFALFERLGRRNALTAAGQDYLQAIEPAVMAIESASAAARRRRHGPQLRLSVIPTLFSHWLIPRLPDFNRRHPQIMLSFAPYRRDDPLNAPEIDAWIRVGSQQWPASVEAEYVIGRDLIPICHPRELQGPNPICSEQDLLSRPLLFHTNYPGNWASWMQARGLSQPCPAPVADFETVALLVQAVAAGMGVAMVQRCLVEEDLASGRVALALDAPVHIERGYFLCQQGNRPPTEALRQFRSWILEQAEPRAVSD; encoded by the coding sequence ATGCGCATGCACTCCCCGTCCCTGTCCGAACTTCACGCCTTTGCCGCAGCCGCCCGCCTGGGCAGTTACTCGCTCGCCGCCCAGGAGCTGTATGTGACGCAGGGCGGCATCAGCCGAGCCATTGCCAGGCTTGAGGAGCATCTGGGCTTTGCCCTGTTCGAGCGCCTGGGCAGACGCAACGCGCTCACTGCGGCAGGACAGGACTATCTGCAGGCGATAGAGCCCGCCGTGATGGCGATCGAATCCGCATCGGCCGCCGCACGCAGGCGCCGCCATGGGCCCCAGCTGCGCCTGTCGGTCATTCCCACGCTGTTCAGCCACTGGCTGATTCCGCGCCTGCCCGACTTCAACCGCCGTCATCCGCAAATCATGCTCTCCTTCGCGCCCTACCGGCGCGACGATCCGCTCAATGCGCCGGAGATCGATGCCTGGATTCGCGTCGGCAGCCAGCAATGGCCGGCGAGCGTGGAAGCCGAGTATGTGATCGGCCGCGACCTCATCCCCATCTGCCACCCGCGCGAGCTGCAAGGGCCGAACCCCATCTGCAGCGAGCAGGATCTGCTGAGCCGCCCGCTGCTGTTCCACACCAACTACCCGGGCAACTGGGCCAGCTGGATGCAGGCCCGGGGCCTGAGCCAGCCCTGCCCCGCCCCGGTCGCGGACTTTGAGACCGTGGCCCTGCTGGTGCAGGCCGTGGCAGCCGGCATGGGCGTGGCCATGGTGCAGCGCTGCCTGGTGGAAGAGGATCTGGCATCGGGCCGCGTGGCGCTGGCGCTGGATGCGCCGGTGCATATCGAGCGCGGCTACTTTCTGTGCCAGCAAGGCAACCGGCCTCCCACGGAGGCCTTAAGACAGTTTCGCAGCTGGATACTGGAGCAGGCCGAACCCCGGGCCGTCAGTGACTGA